In the Ochrobactrum sp. Marseille-Q0166 genome, one interval contains:
- the ureG gene encoding urease accessory protein UreG: MKKITRIGIGGPVGSGKTAVIETITPRLIEMGIKPLIITNDVVTTEDAKQVRRTLNGILIEEKIVGVETGACPHTAVREDPSMNIAAVEELEEKYPDSDVILIESGGDNLTLTFSPALADFYIYVIDVAAGDKIPRKNGAGVCQSDILVINKKDLAPYVGASLEVMDRDSKLMRGKKPFVFTNCKTGEGIDDLMQLILDMALFDVKPVVQTEAAG, translated from the coding sequence ATGAAGAAGATTACACGTATTGGTATCGGCGGACCTGTGGGTTCGGGCAAGACGGCAGTTATTGAAACGATCACGCCGCGGCTGATTGAAATGGGCATCAAACCCCTTATCATCACCAACGACGTTGTGACGACAGAAGATGCCAAGCAGGTGCGTCGTACGCTGAACGGTATTCTGATCGAGGAAAAGATCGTCGGCGTTGAAACAGGTGCATGTCCCCACACGGCTGTGCGTGAAGATCCTTCAATGAACATTGCAGCCGTTGAAGAGCTGGAAGAAAAATATCCCGACAGCGATGTTATTCTGATTGAATCGGGTGGTGATAATCTGACGCTCACATTCAGCCCGGCGCTTGCCGATTTCTATATTTATGTGATCGACGTTGCAGCCGGCGATAAAATTCCACGCAAGAATGGTGCAGGTGTCTGCCAGTCGGATATTCTGGTGATCAACAAGAAGGATCTGGCACCTTATGTCGGTGCGAGCCTTGAGGTTATGGACCGCGATTCCAAGCTTATGCGCGGCAAGAAGCCATTTGTCTTCACCAATTGCAAAACCGGCGAAGGCATTGATGATTTGATGCAATTGATCCTCGATATGGCGCTGTTTGACGTCAAGCCCGTTGTTCAAACAGAAGCGGCTGGGTAA
- a CDS encoding urease accessory protein UreD, with translation MSLHERLSRLDAARELKGYHNQPAQMRAAGPGKIGELRLGFSVRNGRSVLHDLYRVSPLLVQQALYWDEAMPELPICSIISIGGGILQGDRYKIDIHVGENACAQVTSQGANRVHQMDANYASQYQTVTVEAGAYLEYLPDFTIPYRNSRFINQTDIVIDETATLIYGEMMMTGRKHHHESERFGFDLLSMMVSVKRPDGKRLFTDKVLIEKGNPTIDFAGVMRGFDAFANIVCITPPDVAARIKERVEVNFSTDAPRAISGVSMLPNNAGLMLRAVGIESYDVRAEVRNFWKIVREEARGRTLPEEFLWR, from the coding sequence ATGAGCCTTCACGAGCGACTAAGCCGACTTGATGCAGCCAGAGAACTGAAGGGGTATCATAACCAGCCCGCGCAGATGCGCGCAGCCGGACCGGGTAAAATCGGCGAACTTCGTCTTGGCTTCTCGGTGCGCAATGGTCGCTCAGTGCTGCATGATCTCTATCGCGTATCGCCTCTTCTCGTACAGCAGGCGCTGTACTGGGACGAGGCGATGCCAGAGCTGCCAATCTGTTCGATCATATCGATTGGCGGCGGCATTTTGCAGGGCGATCGTTACAAGATCGATATTCATGTTGGCGAAAATGCCTGCGCGCAAGTGACGTCGCAGGGCGCAAACCGTGTTCATCAGATGGACGCGAATTACGCCTCGCAATATCAGACAGTGACAGTGGAGGCGGGCGCATATCTTGAATATCTTCCCGACTTCACTATTCCCTATCGTAACTCGCGTTTCATCAACCAGACTGACATTGTGATCGATGAGACTGCAACCCTCATCTATGGCGAGATGATGATGACGGGACGCAAGCATCATCATGAGAGCGAGAGGTTCGGTTTCGATCTTCTCTCAATGATGGTTTCGGTCAAACGCCCGGACGGAAAGCGGCTTTTCACGGATAAAGTTCTGATTGAAAAGGGTAATCCAACTATCGACTTCGCAGGTGTCATGCGCGGTTTCGATGCTTTTGCCAATATTGTCTGCATTACGCCACCCGATGTTGCCGCACGTATCAAGGAACGTGTTGAGGTGAATTTCAGCACCGATGCACCACGTGCAATATCTGGCGTATCGATGTTGCCCAACAATGCTGGGCTGATGCTGCGCGCAGTTGGTATCGAAAGCTATGACGTTCGCGCCGAAGTGCGGAATTTTTGGAAAATTGTTCGCGAAGAAGCGCGCGGACGGACTTTGCCTGAGGAGTTTCTCTGGCGTTAA
- the yut gene encoding urea transporter, whose amino-acid sequence MAEKKVSFPIACLRGAGQVFFMENAITGVLFFAAIAYASYATGIWATTIGAVIGLIVATLTAHLLDCDEPSIGSGLFGFNGILVGVALPTFIAATPQLWFYIIIGAAVSTVVTATFSATLTKSWGIPGSTGPFVLTGWLMVAAAYSFGALDVTGDSPKLASDYLQGAASIPANIELVQIFFRNIAQVFLLGNEVSGALILIGIFVASRPAGIAAALGSLIALITAIGMRADPAVVIQGLYGFSSVLTAIAVGVVFLKTDGKVIAYALLATITTVFIQGAYDVIMSPMGLPSFTAPYVLTLYLFIAPKKLFAPHPHKPVSKHLISDK is encoded by the coding sequence ATGGCAGAGAAGAAAGTTAGTTTTCCGATCGCGTGTCTGCGTGGCGCGGGACAGGTGTTCTTTATGGAGAACGCTATCACCGGCGTATTGTTTTTCGCAGCAATTGCCTATGCATCTTATGCGACCGGCATATGGGCAACGACAATCGGTGCCGTTATTGGCCTCATTGTTGCGACGCTGACCGCGCATCTGCTTGATTGCGACGAACCGTCGATCGGTTCCGGCCTGTTTGGTTTCAACGGCATCCTTGTCGGGGTTGCGCTGCCCACCTTCATAGCAGCGACGCCGCAGCTCTGGTTCTATATCATTATTGGGGCCGCCGTCAGCACGGTTGTCACCGCCACATTCAGTGCCACACTGACCAAAAGCTGGGGCATACCCGGTTCGACCGGGCCATTTGTTCTCACAGGTTGGCTAATGGTCGCTGCCGCTTATTCGTTCGGTGCACTTGATGTAACCGGTGACAGCCCGAAGCTTGCATCGGATTATCTGCAGGGTGCTGCCAGCATTCCCGCCAATATTGAGCTGGTGCAAATTTTCTTCCGCAATATTGCGCAGGTATTCCTGCTTGGGAATGAAGTGAGTGGCGCGCTCATTCTGATCGGTATTTTTGTCGCTTCGCGTCCAGCCGGAATTGCTGCAGCCCTCGGCTCGCTGATCGCCTTGATCACAGCAATAGGCATGCGGGCGGATCCGGCTGTTGTGATTCAGGGTCTCTATGGTTTCAGCTCGGTTCTGACAGCAATTGCCGTTGGAGTGGTTTTCCTCAAAACAGACGGTAAAGTCATCGCCTATGCATTGCTAGCAACCATCACGACGGTCTTCATTCAGGGTGCTTACGACGTCATCATGTCACCGATGGGGCTACCGTCTTTCACAGCGCCCTATGTCCTGACGCTGTACCTGTTTATCGCACCAAAGAAACTGTTTGCGCCGCATCCTCACAAGCCGGTGTCCAAGCACCTCATAAGCGATAAATAA
- a CDS encoding ammonium transporter, which produces MQSISAGDTAFLLICTALVCMMTPALALFYGGLVRQRDVLSIMIQNFVCMGVIGLIWVFGGFSLAFGPTVGGVIGDITTYFGMYHVGIEPNPTYAANVPFILVFAYQMMFAIITPALMTGAFVGRFKFGAYLFFIAFWTILVYLPAAHWIWGGGFLAKLGVVDFAGGIVIHASAGFSALAAAKYLGKRKLAKGQKESQPASLPLVAIGAGLLWFGWFGFNAGGAYAADALAAYAFTNTMLAGSIAMLVWMFWEWKESGRPSFSGVLVGAVTGLATITPAAGYVEPMTALLIGAIGASVCFNAKYVQKWLKVDDTLEVWRAHGVGGMTGAILIGVTASSNINAVSASAYQLGIQVMAVAIVAIYAWIITMILLKILDAFGHLRVPDEVQVEGLDDNLYGENAFSLWGMKKQMDK; this is translated from the coding sequence ATGCAATCTATAAGTGCTGGCGATACAGCCTTTCTTTTGATTTGTACTGCGCTGGTGTGCATGATGACACCGGCACTGGCTCTTTTTTACGGTGGCCTCGTACGCCAGCGTGATGTTCTGTCGATCATGATCCAGAACTTTGTCTGTATGGGTGTGATCGGCCTGATCTGGGTATTCGGCGGCTTCAGCCTCGCATTTGGTCCAACCGTCGGTGGCGTCATTGGCGACATCACCACCTATTTCGGCATGTACCATGTAGGCATTGAGCCAAACCCAACCTATGCGGCCAACGTGCCATTCATTCTGGTATTTGCGTATCAGATGATGTTTGCCATCATCACGCCCGCACTGATGACGGGTGCCTTTGTCGGACGCTTCAAATTCGGCGCTTACCTTTTCTTCATCGCTTTCTGGACGATCCTTGTTTATCTGCCTGCCGCACATTGGATCTGGGGCGGCGGTTTCCTTGCAAAGCTTGGCGTTGTCGATTTTGCGGGTGGCATCGTCATTCACGCTTCTGCTGGTTTCTCTGCATTGGCAGCAGCAAAATATCTTGGGAAACGTAAGCTCGCAAAAGGCCAAAAAGAATCGCAGCCTGCAAGCTTGCCGCTGGTTGCAATCGGTGCAGGTCTTCTATGGTTTGGCTGGTTTGGCTTCAATGCGGGCGGCGCCTACGCAGCCGATGCGCTGGCGGCTTATGCCTTCACCAACACCATGTTGGCTGGTTCCATCGCAATGCTCGTGTGGATGTTCTGGGAATGGAAAGAATCGGGACGCCCATCTTTCTCCGGCGTGCTGGTCGGTGCAGTGACTGGTCTTGCAACGATCACACCCGCTGCGGGCTATGTTGAACCAATGACCGCTCTGCTGATCGGTGCAATCGGCGCTTCCGTTTGCTTCAATGCAAAATATGTTCAGAAGTGGCTCAAGGTCGATGATACGCTTGAAGTCTGGCGCGCGCACGGCGTGGGTGGCATGACGGGTGCTATCCTGATCGGTGTAACTGCAAGCTCAAACATCAATGCGGTATCTGCCAGCGCCTATCAGCTCGGCATTCAGGTCATGGCTGTTGCTATCGTTGCGATCTATGCGTGGATCATCACCATGATCCTCCTCAAAATTCTCGATGCATTCGGTCATCTGCGCGTCCCTGATGAAGTGCAGGTCGAAGGTCTCGACGACAATCTCTACGGCGAAAATGCTTTCAGCCTTTGGGGCATGAAAAAGCAGATGGATAAGTAA
- a CDS encoding ABC transporter substrate-binding protein has product MNFISVSFAAIVALASTTAVYAQPKDTLVLAIGGEPDNGFDPLAGWGGYGNPLFQSTLLRRDVNLDTVPDLATSWTLSDDRKVWTLKLRHDVQFSNGTPVTAEDVAFTFNKAKASANAIDLSVMEKAEAVDKDTVRISLSKPWITFVEAFYTLGIVPAASYGPDYGRKPVGSGPYKFVAWNEGEQLIVERNDAYYGDKGPFKKITFLFTGEAPGLAAANAGAVDMVAVPAQLADAVPNGFQAVPVQTVDNRGLSLPFTKPHDVDGRKVGNAVTSDPAIRKAINMGIDRKLVVDVALHGHGTPAFGPADGLPWAGKADTIEFNLEGAKAILDEAGWIASDDGIRVKDGIRAAFPIHYPASDATRQALAETSAELLRPLGIEATPQGGSWDAIGRVMHSEPVVFGFGSHSPYQLYSLFAKKLGGVEYMNPSYYANPEVEALFEKAQGAESLEASMPYWSEAADYYGLKGDNSWAWLININHVYFVNKCLDLGKTQIEPHGHGWPVTATIANWRWTCE; this is encoded by the coding sequence GTGAATTTCATCTCCGTTTCCTTTGCTGCCATTGTCGCGCTGGCATCAACGACCGCAGTCTACGCCCAGCCAAAAGATACTCTGGTTCTGGCGATTGGTGGCGAACCGGATAACGGGTTTGATCCTCTCGCAGGGTGGGGCGGTTATGGAAATCCGCTGTTTCAGTCCACGCTTCTGCGCCGTGACGTCAATCTCGATACCGTCCCTGATCTGGCGACCAGTTGGACACTGTCGGACGACCGCAAAGTCTGGACCTTGAAACTGCGCCACGACGTTCAGTTTTCTAACGGCACTCCGGTCACGGCAGAAGATGTGGCTTTTACTTTCAACAAGGCAAAGGCGTCTGCCAACGCGATTGATCTGAGCGTTATGGAAAAAGCTGAAGCCGTGGATAAGGACACGGTCCGTATTTCTCTCAGCAAGCCATGGATCACCTTTGTCGAAGCCTTCTATACGCTTGGCATTGTGCCAGCGGCTTCATACGGTCCTGATTACGGCCGTAAGCCCGTTGGTTCCGGGCCTTATAAATTTGTCGCGTGGAATGAAGGCGAGCAGCTTATTGTTGAACGCAATGATGCCTATTACGGTGACAAGGGACCATTTAAAAAAATTACTTTCCTCTTTACCGGTGAGGCTCCCGGACTGGCGGCCGCGAATGCTGGCGCTGTCGATATGGTGGCTGTTCCGGCACAGTTAGCAGATGCTGTTCCAAATGGCTTTCAGGCGGTTCCGGTTCAAACCGTCGATAATCGGGGACTGAGCCTGCCTTTTACGAAGCCACATGATGTCGATGGCCGCAAAGTCGGAAATGCTGTGACGTCGGACCCGGCCATTCGCAAGGCGATCAATATGGGCATTGATCGCAAGCTTGTCGTTGATGTTGCCCTGCATGGACATGGCACACCGGCGTTTGGTCCGGCAGACGGGCTGCCATGGGCAGGTAAGGCTGACACGATCGAGTTTAATCTTGAGGGCGCAAAGGCAATTCTTGATGAAGCTGGCTGGATTGCCAGCGACGATGGAATCCGCGTCAAAGATGGCATCCGTGCAGCGTTTCCAATTCATTATCCTGCCAGTGATGCGACAAGGCAGGCACTCGCTGAAACCTCGGCAGAACTGTTGCGTCCCCTTGGGATCGAAGCAACGCCTCAAGGGGGTAGCTGGGATGCCATTGGCCGCGTCATGCATTCAGAACCCGTTGTGTTCGGGTTCGGCAGTCATTCGCCTTACCAGCTTTACAGTTTGTTCGCAAAAAAGCTTGGTGGCGTCGAATATATGAACCCAAGCTACTACGCCAATCCTGAGGTTGAGGCGCTGTTCGAGAAGGCGCAGGGGGCTGAAAGCCTTGAAGCTTCAATGCCTTACTGGTCAGAGGCTGCGGATTATTATGGCCTGAAGGGCGATAACTCGTGGGCATGGCTCATCAATATCAATCATGTGTATTTCGTGAACAAATGTCTGGATCTGGGCAAAACGCAGATTGAGCCGCACGGACATGGCTGGCCGGTCACTGCAACAATTGCAAACTGGCGGTGGACCTGCGAGTGA
- a CDS encoding ABC transporter permease: MKATNITTLISLRVLRLCALVICVAFAVFLLMKASPIDPVNAYLGPAMAYVGTEQKMQIAAIWGLDRPVLEQFLRWAGNILKGDLGFSITYNTSVAEVMSTRIGASLTLTGLAWLLSGILGFSLGLISAAYEGRWPDRIIRLYCYILAATPTFWLAMLMLALFSVKLGWTPICCAGPIGVPSEQVTFSERLQHLILPLTALTLFGVAQIALHSRAKLIEVLQSDYITFARAQGARQGDIILRHGIRNSALPALTVLFASVGEIFGGAILAEQVFAWPGLGRSAVEAGIRGDVALLLAIAMLTTVVVSTGNMIADILYRIVDPRLKGGA, translated from the coding sequence GTGAAGGCCACCAATATCACCACTCTGATTTCCTTGCGTGTTTTGCGCCTTTGTGCGCTGGTCATATGCGTTGCTTTCGCAGTGTTTCTGCTTATGAAGGCGTCGCCAATTGATCCTGTAAATGCTTATCTCGGACCAGCCATGGCCTATGTTGGCACCGAGCAGAAAATGCAGATTGCTGCAATCTGGGGACTGGACCGTCCGGTCTTGGAACAGTTTTTACGATGGGCTGGGAATATTCTGAAGGGCGATCTCGGCTTCAGCATTACCTACAACACTTCAGTTGCAGAAGTTATGAGCACCCGCATCGGTGCCTCCTTGACGCTCACTGGTCTGGCGTGGCTGTTATCCGGGATTCTTGGCTTTTCACTAGGTCTGATTTCAGCAGCCTATGAAGGGCGCTGGCCGGACCGGATCATTCGGCTTTATTGCTACATACTCGCCGCAACGCCGACTTTTTGGCTCGCGATGCTGATGCTCGCTCTTTTCTCGGTCAAACTGGGATGGACCCCTATTTGCTGTGCCGGTCCGATTGGTGTTCCTTCCGAACAGGTCACCTTTTCAGAACGCTTGCAGCATCTCATCCTTCCTTTGACCGCATTGACACTTTTTGGCGTTGCACAGATCGCTTTGCATTCCCGCGCTAAGCTTATCGAGGTTTTGCAGTCAGACTACATTACCTTTGCACGGGCACAAGGAGCCCGTCAGGGCGACATCATCCTTCGCCATGGCATAAGAAATTCTGCTCTTCCCGCTCTGACTGTTCTGTTTGCTTCAGTAGGAGAAATTTTCGGCGGCGCCATTCTCGCGGAACAGGTTTTCGCCTGGCCGGGGCTGGGCCGCTCTGCCGTTGAAGCTGGTATTCGGGGCGACGTAGCCTTGCTGTTGGCAATTGCCATGCTGACGACGGTCGTCGTCTCAACTGGCAATATGATTGCCGATATTCTCTATCGAATCGTCGATCCAAGATTGAAGGGGGGAGCATGA
- a CDS encoding ABC transporter permease: MKAFPLNGRIRALISALFALTVISAISIAAWIYGNIGIRSDFSIRNLPPTLEHWFGTDQMGRDMLARTLHGLTLSLRVGILAAGFSVIIALVIVLLSGLGKVADAIGSFIIDAMLAMPHLVLLILISFALGGGTGAVIIAVAISHWPRFARILRAELIQIQVAPFVEASRSFGKSRSFILVNHILPHLLPQMLVGFLLMFPHAILHEAGLTFLGFGLEPSRPAIGILLSEAMQHITGGRWWLAVFPGLALLIMVLCFDLLANALRRLISPKEAHI; the protein is encoded by the coding sequence ATGAAAGCGTTCCCTCTCAACGGCCGCATCCGCGCGCTGATCAGTGCCTTGTTCGCATTGACCGTCATTTCCGCCATTTCAATCGCGGCCTGGATCTATGGTAATATCGGCATTCGCTCTGACTTTTCCATACGCAACTTGCCACCAACGCTTGAGCATTGGTTCGGGACCGACCAGATGGGCCGCGACATGCTGGCACGGACGTTGCATGGCCTGACACTGAGCCTGAGAGTTGGTATTCTGGCGGCAGGATTTTCCGTCATCATTGCACTGGTCATCGTTCTGCTGTCTGGTCTGGGCAAAGTGGCAGATGCGATTGGCAGCTTTATCATCGATGCCATGCTCGCCATGCCGCATCTGGTTTTGCTGATTTTGATCAGCTTTGCGTTGGGGGGCGGAACAGGCGCGGTTATCATCGCGGTCGCGATTTCACACTGGCCGCGTTTTGCGCGTATTTTGCGCGCGGAGCTGATCCAGATTCAGGTGGCTCCTTTTGTTGAAGCATCTCGCAGTTTTGGCAAATCGCGGAGCTTCATCCTCGTCAACCATATCCTGCCGCATCTCTTGCCACAAATGCTGGTTGGATTTCTGCTGATGTTTCCGCACGCCATTCTGCATGAGGCCGGTCTGACATTTCTCGGCTTTGGTCTCGAGCCGTCCCGCCCTGCGATCGGGATCCTGTTGTCGGAAGCCATGCAGCATATTACTGGCGGCCGCTGGTGGCTCGCCGTTTTTCCCGGTCTTGCACTATTGATCATGGTGCTGTGCTTCGACCTGCTCGCCAATGCATTGCGTCGCCTTATCAGCCCAAAAGAGGCCCATATATGA
- a CDS encoding ATP-binding cassette domain-containing protein codes for MMLEIDNLSVSFQRYSGIFRQNLTARLSNVSIDIAAGEIVALVGHSGAGKSLLAHAILGLLPRNAVTTGDIFFEGKRLNEDARRELRGRDIALLPQQTTYLDPTASVGDLIRWAAKRGGKPAIVEQRLNDVGLSDEVAQFYSHQLSGGMARRVLMAQATAGEAKLIIADEPTAGLDPENCTTILQKLRKHADKGGSTLIITHDLMTALPYADKIAVLNEGRLSCVLPSAAFRGTGDEITSHYAKTMWLALPQNGFNAYA; via the coding sequence ATGATGCTCGAAATCGACAATCTTTCCGTTTCGTTCCAGCGTTACAGTGGTATTTTCCGTCAAAATTTAACGGCGCGCTTATCCAATGTAAGCATCGATATCGCAGCAGGAGAAATTGTTGCCCTCGTTGGGCATTCGGGAGCCGGCAAAAGTTTGCTTGCTCACGCAATCCTCGGTTTGTTACCCAGGAATGCTGTTACGACTGGAGATATTTTCTTTGAGGGGAAGCGGCTTAATGAAGATGCACGCCGTGAACTGCGTGGGCGCGATATTGCTTTGCTGCCGCAGCAGACGACATATCTCGATCCAACGGCAAGTGTCGGCGATCTTATACGCTGGGCGGCAAAACGCGGCGGGAAGCCAGCAATAGTAGAACAGCGTTTGAATGATGTTGGGTTGAGTGATGAGGTCGCGCAATTCTATTCTCATCAGCTTTCAGGCGGCATGGCCCGGCGGGTGCTTATGGCGCAGGCGACAGCTGGCGAAGCAAAATTGATTATTGCCGATGAGCCAACGGCTGGCCTTGATCCTGAAAACTGTACGACTATCCTGCAGAAACTGCGCAAACATGCTGATAAAGGAGGTTCGACTCTTATCATAACGCATGATCTGATGACCGCTTTGCCTTATGCCGACAAAATAGCTGTTCTTAACGAAGGAAGGCTTAGTTGCGTTTTACCATCAGCCGCATTTCGGGGGACCGGCGACGAAATCACCTCCCATTATGCGAAAACAATGTGGCTTGCACTCCCGCAAAATGGCTTTAACGCTTATGCTTGA
- a CDS encoding ATP-binding cassette domain-containing protein, whose product MLEAKNISASFKRKSVFSDLSISINAGEIYCISGQSGCGKTTLGRVLAGLHRPDTGAIYLDNQQFSPEQNWRVQYLYQSPLAAMNPRWRIQKIILESGPIDTELAQLLGVQTEWADRYPHELSGGQLQRVSILRALGAKPRYLIADEITSALDPIAQAQIWHILTSLVEKNAMGIVAISHDKELLAKISKLQKHLVLDDEKYKNR is encoded by the coding sequence ATGCTTGAAGCAAAAAATATCAGTGCGTCATTTAAGAGAAAATCTGTTTTTTCCGATCTGTCGATCTCGATAAATGCTGGTGAAATTTATTGTATTTCGGGGCAGTCCGGTTGTGGAAAGACAACATTGGGCCGTGTTCTTGCTGGCCTCCATCGCCCAGACACGGGCGCTATTTATCTGGATAATCAGCAATTTTCACCGGAACAAAACTGGCGCGTCCAATATTTGTATCAATCCCCACTCGCCGCGATGAACCCTCGATGGCGGATTCAGAAGATCATTCTTGAGTCGGGACCGATTGATACTGAACTGGCGCAACTTCTCGGCGTTCAAACGGAATGGGCGGACCGCTATCCCCATGAGCTTTCTGGCGGTCAACTGCAACGCGTTTCAATATTGAGAGCACTGGGCGCGAAACCACGTTATCTGATTGCAGATGAAATTACCTCAGCACTTGACCCCATCGCGCAAGCACAGATTTGGCACATACTCACATCTTTGGTTGAAAAGAATGCAATGGGAATTGTTGCGATAAGCCATGATAAAGAGTTGCTTGCAAAAATAAGCAAATTGCAAAAGCACCTCGTACTGGATGATGAAAAATATAAAAATCGATAA
- a CDS encoding IclR family transcriptional regulator — protein sequence MAHTEEENDDPMMVRAVEKAFRVLEAFDSIHARQTLTQLAQRAGIDRSAAQRFTHTLLHLGYLQKVPNAKTYELSAKSLNMAYRYTRSSQLVQRAHPYLLHLNRSTGETISLTLRDDTDIIYLARYLSANTLDNDVIVGSKLPAYCSAAGLVFLAGLQDDQISDILARSDLRAYTPKTIFEPEKIWQRIYETRQRGFAIAVEQVYTKDIALAAPIHLPDGHTTAAVVLAASNLRYDENTLTRQFVPMMISATRSVTQILT from the coding sequence ATGGCACATACGGAAGAAGAGAACGACGATCCAATGATGGTTCGGGCCGTAGAAAAAGCATTTCGTGTTCTCGAAGCTTTCGATTCAATTCATGCGCGCCAAACTCTCACGCAGTTAGCTCAGCGCGCGGGGATTGACCGTTCTGCAGCGCAGCGATTCACCCACACCTTGTTGCATCTTGGCTATCTTCAAAAAGTGCCCAATGCCAAGACCTATGAGCTGTCGGCCAAATCCCTGAATATGGCTTATCGCTACACACGATCCAGTCAACTCGTGCAACGTGCACATCCTTATTTGCTTCATCTCAATCGAAGCACGGGAGAGACAATCTCTCTCACGCTACGTGATGACACAGACATCATCTATCTGGCTCGCTATCTGTCGGCCAATACGCTCGATAACGATGTTATCGTAGGCAGCAAATTGCCAGCCTATTGTTCGGCGGCGGGATTGGTGTTTCTGGCAGGATTACAAGACGACCAGATTAGCGATATTTTGGCGCGTAGCGATCTACGGGCTTACACGCCCAAAACAATATTCGAACCTGAAAAAATATGGCAGCGTATCTATGAGACGCGTCAGCGCGGCTTTGCCATTGCGGTAGAGCAGGTCTATACCAAAGATATAGCTTTGGCGGCTCCAATTCATTTGCCCGACGGACATACAACTGCTGCGGTCGTACTCGCTGCCTCGAACCTGCGTTACGATGAGAATACTCTTACGCGTCAGTTCGTCCCCATGATGATATCGGCAACCCGATCGGTCACTCAAATCCTGACCTGA
- a CDS encoding transporter substrate-binding domain-containing protein: MMRKIAAALLTCATLTMSAPAMAESVWDKIERTGEVVCGGVRNYPPTSFHVGGELEYAGYGPRVCRQMAADLGKAMGKDLKLKWREVTWQSIVLDLQSGRLDIFPGMTATEERKKALAMAGPVWQMSDCVIGSKAKQPMATWEEYNNPDVTFAMVTGTAQTNFIRESMPKAKIMSLKEMSEAIMAVQSGRADYMIQELPICVKTFTTAPGVFSSYTVPTPPHGIPVSAATRIDEDGRVQAFLQKWAEEYRANQAIVPLLLEGFKDAGMDTSALPEGIKF; the protein is encoded by the coding sequence ATGATGCGGAAGATAGCAGCAGCGCTTCTGACCTGCGCCACGCTCACCATGAGCGCTCCGGCAATGGCCGAATCCGTATGGGACAAAATCGAACGGACTGGCGAGGTCGTTTGCGGCGGGGTCCGTAATTACCCGCCGACATCTTTCCACGTTGGCGGTGAACTCGAATATGCCGGCTATGGGCCGCGTGTCTGCCGCCAGATGGCTGCTGATCTTGGCAAAGCAATGGGAAAAGACCTGAAGCTTAAGTGGCGTGAAGTCACCTGGCAGAGCATTGTTCTGGATTTGCAGTCAGGGCGCCTTGATATTTTTCCGGGTATGACTGCCACTGAAGAACGTAAAAAAGCTCTGGCCATGGCTGGACCTGTCTGGCAGATGTCGGATTGTGTCATCGGCTCAAAAGCAAAGCAGCCAATGGCGACATGGGAAGAATACAATAATCCCGACGTCACCTTTGCTATGGTAACCGGCACAGCCCAGACGAATTTCATTAGAGAAAGCATGCCTAAGGCAAAGATTATGAGCCTTAAGGAAATGAGCGAAGCCATCATGGCCGTTCAATCGGGGCGGGCAGACTATATGATTCAAGAACTGCCGATCTGTGTTAAGACCTTCACAACAGCACCCGGCGTGTTTTCAAGCTATACTGTGCCGACACCGCCGCACGGCATTCCTGTTTCCGCTGCCACACGTATAGATGAAGATGGCCGCGTTCAGGCTTTCCTTCAGAAATGGGCAGAAGAGTATCGTGCAAATCAGGCGATTGTTCCGCTATTGCTGGAAGGCTTCAAAGACGCTGGTATGGATACGTCCGCGCTGCCTGAGGGCATCAAGTTCTGA